The sequence GTGCTATAATGGAAGGGTGGAAAACTAGACATAGAGAGGAATCACCAAGATGAGAGAGATAAAAGTCAACGAAGCAATGTTCCAAAAACACGCCTCGAACTTAGACAGCAAAAGCGCGGGAAGCTATTTGCCGTTAAAAGGTGGAAATATGGCATACTCACGAGCGAATTCTATCAATCAGTTACGGTCTGCATTAATTGATTTGGTCGATGTGGTAGAAGATTTCCAAGCCGTGACAAAGCAAGATGCGGGTAGATTAAAGAAAATGGGCATGGCCTATGCGAAACAAGATCAAGCGATGGGACAGAAAATAAATCAGCTGGAGGTGCGATAGATGGACAGCACGCACAGCCGGTTAGAGCAGCAACTACAACAAGTGAAAAAAGCGCAGGATGTTTTACAAGATAATCTGAGGCAGACTAAGCGCAAACAAGTGGAACAAGAATGGTTAGAAGAAGATAGTCACCAATTAGAAATGGAGAAACAAGGATTATTGGACTTCTTGCGAGGCGGTTGGCAAGGGGAGGAAGCGAATGGTTTCCACCGCTTTCTAGAAGAACAACAACACGAAGAAGCGATGGCATGGCGAAAAGATTTGTCGGAAAAACGTGTTCATTTGGAAGAAGAAGCGCGGACTACTAGAGCAGAAATGCACGATATAGAGACCAAACAAGCCTCCTTGCGAAAGGAGTGGAACCAATGAGTCGAATCGATATTGCAGAACTCAATGGCTTTCTTCAAGGATTACGAAGCAGTAATGCTGAAGCGAAGAAAATGATACGCGGAATTCAACAAGCAGCAAGCAAGTATGCGCAAGATAAAAGTTTAACAGGACAGGCGGTATCAGCTTCCCAAAGCTATTTTGCTTCCAGTTATCCCTCTATTGCACAAAGTATTTTAGAAGCCTTGGAAGAAAGCGAAGAACGTTTAGCACAATACATACGCGAGTTTGGTAGCCAAGTGGACAGCTCGCCTTCTGCACGAATTGATGCGGAAATCCTTCAAGAAGCGATGGCGAAAGTGGCGAGTTTGAAGCGAAAAGAAGAAGATTTACATCGCCAACTCACTGCACCGAATACGAAACCGGATATGCAACAAGTCTACGTAGTCCAAGCGAGAAGTGCGCACACGCAATTACTGCAAGCTATCGAAAAAGAAGATATACTAGAGAGGTACATCGCCTTTGAACAAAGTCACGCCCAGTTTTTTAGTGCATTAACCGAACTCATTCACTCCACAGGACGAGCGGTGCAAGAGTTGAAACAAAATGTGACCTTCCATGAGAAAACAGGCACCTATGCTGTACCTAAAAGCGTTCATACATCGATTAGTTTGATGAGAAAGGCGATGGATAAAGCACGCAAAGAAAACGCCAAAGATCCCTTCCCAGAAGCATTCGAAGACTATCAGTTATTCGCCTATACGTATGTGAATGATAAAGGCGAAACCGTCACGATGTGGCTATTGGAACGGAATGGCAAACGCGCCAGTAATAAAGAACTCCAAGTTTTTCTAGAGGAGAACGGAGCCGAGTTAGACCCTATTCTGTACACAAATCTTTCCGGTGAAGAGCTCGAACGCAAAGTAAATGACGCATGGAAAGACGGCGTCAACTACTTAAACGGTCAAAAAGTAACCGGGTTTTCCGGAGCGACACTGAGGTCCGCTGCTTATGTAGCCAGCGTGAAGGATGCGATGGATGACGCCGGTTTGTCTGAAATGGCATTAGGATTAGGCTTTGGGATTGCGGCGGCGAGGAATAAAGCAGTCATCCCGAAAAAGCAAGATGACTTAAAAGTAAGCAATTTTAATAAAGAACAAATCCTGAAAAATATTGAAGCAAGTAAAAAAGCAAGAGGAGCTTCTAATTTTAGTGAGTATTTAAAGAGAGAGAAAGAGGTTTTAGAGCGAATTAAGAAAGCTAATGGAGAGGAAACTTTCAAAATACCAAAAGCAACTGAGCTAGTTATGACTGAAACTGTTAATACTCACATATTAGAAATAATTAAAAGAGGCGTGAATGCTGGAGAATTATCAAGACCGTATATTGATTCAGATGGAACTGAATTATTAGTGCAAGAAATTATGGATTCGAGGATGCCGATAAAGGATATTTACTTGCCAAACGGTTTGCGATGGGATGTGTCAGGTTCGTTTAATGGTCGTGGGCAAGGAAACTGGGAATTAGTTGTGGATTTAGATACGAATAAAATAGTGCATTTTAATTTTACCAAATAGGAGAGGAAGTTAAATGTTTAAAATTATTGAATCAAAAATAAATTCTCAAGGACAATTGTCTTATTTCAAAGATTCACATGAGTTTATATCAGAACCAAGAATTAATTCTGATACAACTATTTTAGTAGGTTACATATACATTGGTTTTGATTCCGAGTATAACGAATCAACACAAATTTGGGGATTTCATCATGATTTTAATTGGAAATCGAGTAAGTTGACACCTCCTAAATTTATACAAGGAAAGATTATTTTGAATGAAGATTTTATAAATCCTGGCGAAAGTAAAAGAATAGGTGCAGCAAATTCTTGGGAAACTATTTATGATGAAAGTAGTGGGTGGCTTAGATTTGGAGGAGTAAATAATTCGGTTGAAACCAGTTATGTAGAATTTTTCCCTAATACTATAATGGGAATTGATGAAAATGGCGATATTACGGAGTTATGGTTGTGCCCCACTTTGAAATAACTAAGTGAGTAAAAGATATTATGGATAAAATAGGTGAAATACATTCTATTTATTCAACACAAAAGCTTAAAAAATATTATAAGGATGATAAAGAAAAAATCTTGTATTAGGGAATAAAACAAAGAAAATGTTGAATGAATTATTAAGTATAAACGGAAAAATAATATGAATAAATATAAAATCCTAAGTGAATATAAAGACTGGTGCGAGATTTATAACGATGGAACTCTCATCCATAATGGTTCATCTATAGGGATTGTAAGCCAAGTAGAGTCTGAACTTTGTTTAAGGTTAAATTACGGAACAAATAAACATTTCTATTCGATATTGAAAAAATGTGGTGATTTTATTTTAGCCGTCCCTAAGAAAGTGGAATTTTTAAAAGCTGAATACAAATATGAACCTATTATTTTTAATAAACAAGAATTTGATGAATTTATTGACTGTGTTTATGTAGATGAAAAATTGATTTCTAGTATACCTCAGTTAAACAAGGAAGATATTTTAAATATGTGGTTCGTATCAAATCCGCAGCATAAAACCTATATCAATGAAATGGAAATGCAGGAAAATATTATTAATAATATTTTATTCTTTTCTGACGATGAGTATGATATATCTTGTCTAAAAAAGGTTATTAATAAACCTGATTTATCAGTACATCCAATAGACAGTAATTATGAAGTTATCACGATTTATATGGATGGAGATGCAGGAATGTATGAGTGGAAGGGCATAGTAATTATAGATAATAACGCTTATTTAAAAATTGATACACATTATTATATAAACTAGAGTTAATTTAAGTTTACTAGAGGATATTTAATCCAAGTAGATGATATTATACATGAAGATTTGCGAAGATTTTTTTATGAACGAATATCAATTAGAGATATAAAATCAGAACTAAATGATACAACAAAAGGTAGAAATGTTAAATTAAAAGCAGAAATTTATTATACAAAAAAGGAAAATAATACATGAATAATTTACAAATATCAAAGTACTGGGAAGATAATGATTTATTAGAAATAAAAGTAAGTGCAGAGTCAGAGTTTGTGAAAATACATCAATTGTGCTATGTGCAAGATGTTTATTTAAAGGGGATAGGTGAGAAGATTATTGCTTATTCTTTTGATTATAATGAAGGCTGTTATGTGGAGTTTGGCCAAAAAAAAGGGAATTTTACACCAGCATTTTCCTTGGATTTTTTAAAGGCAGATGCTTCTGGACATGTGAAAATAGAAGTGGATATGGAAATTGCTGATAATCCTGATAGAGCACATAGATGTAAATTTTATATTGATAGTGAAGTAGGCATGATTGAGCAATTTGGGAAGAATCTTATTCGGCTAGTTGAAAATAAACAGGATGAGGTTTTGTTGAATAATTAATCAGTTATAAAGAAATATCACTTAGACTGCGGATTGCTGTATACGTTGATATCACAGGTTTATGGCTATTTCTTTTGAAAAAATAAATTTAGCAAAATAAATATGATAAAAAACACAAACAATATTCTATGTCATTCTGGACTTCTAAAAAAATAATATTGTGAATATAAAAAGAAGCCCCATTCCATCAAATGGGGCTTCCTTCATCACATAAACTAAACCAACCTCACCAAAACCCCAACATCCTCACAATACCCCAAACACCCACCAGCCATGTCCTTCGACGTAACCAACCAATCAAATTC comes from Listeria monocytogenes and encodes:
- a CDS encoding DUF3130 domain-containing protein, giving the protein MREIKVNEAMFQKHASNLDSKSAGSYLPLKGGNMAYSRANSINQLRSALIDLVDVVEDFQAVTKQDAGRLKKMGMAYAKQDQAMGQKINQLEVR
- a CDS encoding T7SS effector LXG polymorphic toxin, with translation MSRIDIAELNGFLQGLRSSNAEAKKMIRGIQQAASKYAQDKSLTGQAVSASQSYFASSYPSIAQSILEALEESEERLAQYIREFGSQVDSSPSARIDAEILQEAMAKVASLKRKEEDLHRQLTAPNTKPDMQQVYVVQARSAHTQLLQAIEKEDILERYIAFEQSHAQFFSALTELIHSTGRAVQELKQNVTFHEKTGTYAVPKSVHTSISLMRKAMDKARKENAKDPFPEAFEDYQLFAYTYVNDKGETVTMWLLERNGKRASNKELQVFLEENGAELDPILYTNLSGEELERKVNDAWKDGVNYLNGQKVTGFSGATLRSAAYVASVKDAMDDAGLSEMALGLGFGIAAARNKAVIPKKQDDLKVSNFNKEQILKNIEASKKARGASNFSEYLKREKEVLERIKKANGEETFKIPKATELVMTETVNTHILEIIKRGVNAGELSRPYIDSDGTELLVQEIMDSRMPIKDIYLPNGLRWDVSGSFNGRGQGNWELVVDLDTNKIVHFNFTK
- a CDS encoding ribonuclease P; the protein is MDSTHSRLEQQLQQVKKAQDVLQDNLRQTKRKQVEQEWLEEDSHQLEMEKQGLLDFLRGGWQGEEANGFHRFLEEQQHEEAMAWRKDLSEKRVHLEEEARTTRAEMHDIETKQASLRKEWNQ